Proteins encoded together in one Streptomyces sp. NA04227 window:
- a CDS encoding two-component system response regulator, whose amino-acid sequence MPTQASILIVDDHEDTRYALECALAPLGYRVVSASNGDDALKHVLRGNIGLLVLDVRMPGVSGLDVVRYLRRLEQTQYIPVLLLTGFGPDSELTAIAYELGVADLVLKPIDPLALRTKVRYLFEAHRRTQALEAQLRELRSAPATRPTRPPRRRTPQPPAAPATETPPAGADTRRVPTQRETPAYEPEPAPEPGPPAAPEIPARPDHAPHR is encoded by the coding sequence ATGCCGACTCAAGCGAGCATCCTGATCGTCGACGACCACGAGGACACGCGGTACGCGCTGGAATGTGCCCTCGCCCCGCTCGGCTACCGCGTCGTCAGCGCGAGCAACGGCGACGACGCGCTCAAGCACGTCCTGCGCGGCAACATCGGCCTGCTCGTCCTGGACGTACGGATGCCCGGCGTCAGCGGACTCGACGTGGTGCGCTACTTACGCCGCCTCGAACAGACCCAGTACATCCCCGTCCTGCTCCTCACTGGCTTCGGCCCGGACAGCGAACTCACCGCCATCGCCTACGAACTGGGCGTCGCCGACCTGGTGCTCAAACCCATCGACCCGCTGGCCCTGCGCACCAAGGTCCGCTACCTCTTCGAGGCCCACCGGCGCACCCAGGCCCTCGAAGCCCAGCTGCGCGAACTGCGCTCCGCCCCGGCCACCCGCCCCACCCGGCCGCCCCGCCGCCGCACCCCGCAGCCCCCCGCCGCACCGGCCACCGAGACACCGCCCGCCGGAGCCGACACCCGCCGCGTCCCCACCCAGCGCGAGACACCCGCGTACGAGCCGGAGCCCGCGCCCGAGCCCGGGCCCCCGGCCGCGCCCGAGATCCCCGCCCGGCCCGACCACGCCCCCCACCGCTGA
- a CDS encoding chorismate mutase → MTSPEPRQGAPAAGAVSDAAEGPDSSARAELARLRDSIDNIDAAVVHMLAERFKCTQQVGHLKAAHHLPPADPAREARQIARLRQLAETAKLDPAFAEKLLGFIVAEVIRHHEQIADAESDRHGHRPAGT, encoded by the coding sequence ATGACCTCCCCCGAGCCGAGACAGGGCGCACCCGCCGCCGGGGCCGTCAGCGACGCCGCCGAGGGCCCCGACAGCAGCGCGCGGGCCGAGCTGGCCCGGCTGCGCGACAGCATCGACAACATCGACGCCGCCGTCGTGCACATGCTCGCCGAACGCTTCAAGTGCACCCAGCAGGTCGGCCACCTCAAGGCCGCCCACCACCTGCCGCCCGCCGACCCGGCCCGTGAGGCCCGCCAGATCGCCCGGCTGCGCCAGCTCGCCGAGACCGCGAAACTCGACCCGGCCTTCGCCGAGAAGCTCCTCGGCTTCATCGTCGCCGAGGTCATCCGCCACCACGAGCAGATCGCCGACGCCGAATCCGACCGGCACGGCCACCGCCCGGCGGGCACCTGA
- a CDS encoding AraC family transcriptional regulator, translated as MYHTWMRYLTPSPVHHRLGLVCLGVGLQHGTLPTVGPRTLDHHVAVVISSGRGWFEGEDGRRTEVVAPALLWLTPGTRHHYAPDADTGWDECFVDFTGAATATYTELGYIEPGRPVVPLSDAGPARDVVGRLARAARRDNPLLEVETAASVHELLVALRRARADLGPDADPVLAALAKDACRPLSVAEHAARHGMTPAELRTAVRRGAGCSPKDYLLGIRLGRAKELLAATDLPVAAVARRVGYDDPAYFSRLFTRRVGMAPVRFRDQQGRSVPGGWSNEVPDPDDPPLVQQPDEAAGSGQGT; from the coding sequence ATGTACCACACCTGGATGCGGTATCTCACCCCGAGCCCGGTACACCACCGGCTCGGTCTGGTCTGCCTGGGCGTCGGCCTCCAGCACGGCACCCTGCCCACCGTCGGCCCGCGCACCCTGGACCACCACGTCGCCGTCGTGATCAGTTCCGGACGCGGCTGGTTCGAGGGCGAGGACGGCCGCCGCACCGAGGTGGTCGCGCCCGCGCTGCTCTGGCTCACCCCGGGCACCCGGCACCACTACGCACCCGATGCCGACACCGGCTGGGACGAGTGCTTCGTCGACTTCACCGGCGCCGCCACCGCCACGTACACCGAACTCGGCTACATCGAGCCCGGCCGCCCCGTGGTGCCGCTGTCCGACGCCGGGCCCGCCCGGGACGTCGTCGGCCGGCTGGCCCGCGCCGCCCGCCGCGACAACCCGCTCCTGGAGGTGGAGACCGCAGCCAGCGTCCACGAACTCCTGGTCGCGCTGCGCAGGGCCCGCGCCGACCTCGGCCCGGACGCCGACCCGGTGCTCGCCGCGCTCGCCAAGGACGCCTGCCGCCCGCTGTCGGTCGCCGAGCACGCGGCCCGGCACGGCATGACCCCCGCCGAACTGCGCACCGCCGTACGGCGCGGCGCGGGCTGCAGCCCCAAGGACTACCTCCTGGGCATCCGGCTCGGCCGCGCCAAGGAACTCCTGGCCGCCACCGACCTGCCCGTGGCCGCCGTCGCGCGGCGCGTCGGCTACGACGACCCGGCGTACTTCTCCCGGCTGTTCACCCGCCGAGTCGGGATGGCCCCGGTCCGCTTCCGCGACCAGCAGGGCCGCAGCGTGCCCGGCGGCTGGAGCAACGAGGTGCCCGACCCGGACGACCCGCCGCTGGTCCAGCAACCGGACGAGGCGGCCGGCAGTGGGCAGGGCACGTAG
- a CDS encoding beta-galactosidase family protein encodes MHEFTVGDNDFALDGRPLRLLSGALHYFRVHEQQWEHRLSMLRAMGLNCVETYVPWNLHEPRPGEFHDPGALGRFLDAAREAGLWAIVRPGPYICAEWENGGLPHWLTGPLGPRVRTRDAAFLAAVERWFAQLLPQVVERQVDRGGPVLMVQVENEYGSYGSDARYLEHLRALLVELGVGVPLFTSDGPEDHMLTGGSVPGVLATANFGSGAREGFATLRRHRPGGPLMCMEFWCGWFDHWGARHVVRDPEDAANALREILECGASVNLYMAHGGTNFGGWAGANRSGELHDGTLEPDVTSYDYDAPIDEFGRPTPKFHAFREVLAAYADGELPPLPPQPPALGEPVTATADGWVPLAGVLDALGGPETEHAVPPTFEELDVDRGLVRYALRVPGPRRPYPLSVRGLRDRAVVQVDGRPAGVLTEEDGVLAEPVAGPAEVTLWVESLGRVNYGPRTGEPKGITGGIRHERQFLHGVRARGLRLDAFDAAERVRALPFEALPAADAGTGAAADTGADARTDSGAGAGADARTAGLYRVRLTVRGAGDASLRLPGWTRGFVWVNGFCLGRYWELGPQEELFVPGPVLTEGECEVWVLELEGAGEVVELR; translated from the coding sequence ATGCACGAGTTCACGGTGGGCGACAACGATTTCGCACTGGACGGGCGGCCACTGCGGCTGCTGTCCGGCGCCCTCCACTACTTCCGGGTGCACGAACAGCAGTGGGAGCACCGGCTGTCGATGCTGCGGGCCATGGGCCTGAACTGTGTCGAGACCTATGTGCCGTGGAACCTGCACGAGCCACGGCCCGGTGAGTTCCACGACCCAGGGGCGCTCGGACGGTTCCTGGACGCCGCGCGCGAGGCCGGGCTGTGGGCGATCGTGCGGCCGGGCCCGTACATCTGCGCCGAGTGGGAGAACGGCGGCCTGCCGCACTGGCTGACCGGGCCGCTCGGCCCGCGCGTGCGCACCCGTGACGCCGCCTTCCTGGCCGCCGTCGAGCGCTGGTTCGCCCAGCTCCTTCCGCAGGTCGTCGAGCGGCAGGTGGACCGCGGCGGTCCGGTCCTGATGGTGCAGGTGGAGAACGAGTACGGCTCCTACGGCTCGGACGCCCGCTACCTGGAGCACCTGCGGGCCCTGCTCGTCGAACTCGGCGTGGGCGTGCCGCTGTTCACCTCCGACGGTCCCGAGGACCACATGCTCACCGGCGGCAGCGTCCCCGGGGTGCTGGCCACGGCCAACTTCGGCTCCGGCGCCCGCGAAGGCTTCGCCACGCTGCGCCGCCACCGCCCGGGCGGGCCGCTGATGTGCATGGAGTTCTGGTGCGGCTGGTTCGACCACTGGGGCGCCCGGCATGTCGTACGCGACCCCGAGGACGCGGCGAACGCACTGCGGGAGATCCTCGAGTGCGGGGCCTCGGTGAACCTGTACATGGCGCACGGCGGCACCAACTTCGGCGGCTGGGCGGGCGCGAACCGCTCCGGCGAGTTGCACGACGGGACGCTCGAACCCGACGTCACCTCCTACGACTACGACGCGCCCATCGACGAGTTCGGCCGCCCCACCCCGAAGTTCCATGCCTTCCGTGAGGTGCTCGCCGCCTACGCGGACGGGGAGCTGCCGCCGCTGCCGCCGCAGCCGCCCGCGCTGGGCGAACCGGTGACCGCCACCGCCGACGGCTGGGTGCCGCTGGCCGGGGTGCTCGACGCGCTCGGCGGCCCGGAGACCGAGCACGCGGTGCCGCCCACCTTCGAGGAACTCGACGTGGACCGGGGCCTGGTCCGCTACGCGCTGCGGGTGCCCGGACCGCGCCGGCCGTATCCGCTGAGCGTGCGCGGGCTGCGCGACCGTGCGGTGGTACAGGTCGACGGCCGCCCCGCCGGTGTGCTCACCGAGGAGGACGGTGTCCTCGCCGAACCGGTCGCCGGTCCCGCCGAGGTCACCCTGTGGGTGGAGTCCCTGGGCCGCGTCAACTACGGCCCGCGCACCGGCGAACCCAAGGGCATCACCGGCGGCATCCGGCACGAGCGGCAGTTCCTGCACGGGGTACGGGCCCGTGGCCTGCGCCTGGACGCCTTCGACGCGGCGGAGCGGGTACGGGCGCTGCCCTTCGAGGCGCTTCCGGCGGCGGACGCCGGGACGGGGGCTGCGGCGGATACGGGAGCGGATGCGCGTACGGATTCGGGTGCGGGTGCGGGTGCGGATGCGCGTACGGCCGGGCTGTACCGGGTGCGGCTCACGGTGCGCGGCGCGGGTGACGCCTCGCTGCGGCTGCCGGGCTGGACGCGCGGCTTCGTCTGGGTCAACGGCTTCTGCCTGGGCCGCTACTGGGAACTGGGCCCGCAGGAGGAGCTGTTCGTGCCGGGGCCGGTGCTGACCGAGGGCGAGTGCGAGGTGTGGGTGCTCGAACTGGAGGGCGCCGGGGAGGTCGTGGAGCTGCGCTGA
- a CDS encoding MerR family transcriptional regulator, with translation MDWPIAEVARMSGVTARTLRHYDETGLLPPARVGVGGRRHYGERQLLRLQQILVLRALGVGLPEIGRILSEQVDEVDALRSHHQRLLAERDRLDALAGTVSRTIAELERSRKDGNPMTINRPENLFEGVTPAQYEENMRDFPELAEAVGRRADAMSQADADAAHRERTAQMIRLAELMAAGHPADADPVQSEVDAQYRALTGLRAVSAEEYRAIGRSLVDNQTWRAAYEAIVPGLAAYQRDAIEAYATTRLN, from the coding sequence ATGGACTGGCCGATCGCGGAGGTGGCCCGGATGTCGGGCGTTACCGCCCGGACCCTGCGCCACTACGACGAGACCGGCCTGCTGCCACCGGCCCGGGTCGGTGTCGGCGGGCGCCGCCACTACGGGGAGCGCCAGCTCCTGCGGTTGCAACAGATCCTCGTGCTGCGGGCGTTGGGCGTCGGGCTGCCGGAGATCGGCCGGATCCTGTCCGAGCAGGTCGACGAGGTGGATGCCCTGCGCAGCCACCATCAGCGCCTCCTCGCGGAACGGGACCGGCTCGACGCACTGGCCGGCACGGTTTCCCGCACCATCGCCGAACTGGAGCGGTCCAGGAAGGACGGCAACCCCATGACCATCAACCGACCGGAGAACCTCTTCGAGGGCGTGACGCCCGCGCAGTACGAGGAGAACATGCGCGACTTCCCCGAACTCGCCGAGGCGGTCGGACGCCGTGCCGATGCGATGAGCCAGGCCGACGCCGACGCCGCGCACCGTGAGCGCACCGCGCAGATGATCCGGCTGGCCGAACTCATGGCCGCGGGCCATCCGGCCGACGCCGACCCGGTCCAGAGCGAAGTCGACGCCCAGTACCGGGCACTGACCGGACTGCGCGCTGTCTCCGCCGAGGAGTACCGGGCCATCGGACGTTCCCTCGTCGACAACCAGACGTGGCGCGCCGCGTACGAGGCCATCGTTCCCGGCCTGGCCGCGTACCAGCGCGACGCCATCGAGGCCTACGCCACCACCCGGCTGAACTGA
- a CDS encoding endo-alpha-N-acetylgalactosaminidase family protein, with protein sequence MQSDTFAPKRRTVVAAGALAGASVALGLPGTASAAPADRVIRSSALEVRVAETFPRVVSYTDRASGAVLHGQDEEVTTVLIDGKEHTPKVTARFADSGAAYVLDFDGGTRIEVSIEAEGHRVDWRVTRIADTETLRVGTLQFPGLALLSVRSDQPGATLLAAKVQLDKAKSGDTFVRPAADSPATAPAGCAYAVLAHDRLGGAFETNTVWDKPDANSSWENGRLWHSTVRGDGWTKAQLAPGQWTHRAATAPVDATEPLPYATVIVTADRNDDGRVDWQDAAIAFREVMVNPRGADEQHLRVVAHIPFNFASQATNPFLATLDEVKRISLATDGLGQYTLLKGYASEGHDSAHPDYADNYNKRAGGLDDLNTLVRAGRSWNSDFSVHVNATESYPVANAFSETLVDKANEQWDWLDQSYRIDQRRDLVSGDIIKRFADLRAQADPALNSLYIDVFRESGWTSDRLQRALAEQGWIVTTEWGHGLERSSVWSHWANEPDYGGDTSRGINSQLIRFVRNHQKDVFANKWASLLGHSRMGNYEGWVGKTDWNAFYEIVWADALPAKYLQAQPVKKWTEHEVTFFGRTRTVVSDADGTRRITTDGRLVYDGGSYLLPWQPRRATDPQKLYHYNPAGGRSTWQLPRGWASRSTVSVYRLTDQGRVHLADVPVRAGKITLDAEAKQPYVVYRRRAESLPDPRWGEHTPLANPGFHSGDLTGWRAKGPATVEVSERGDHELVIGSGAAASVSQSLRRLAPGTYAASVQVEVGAKAGERRRSSLTVRTADGVSATNFTETSTAGNHVASDRKQTTRFQRMFTYFTVPAGGGPVELTLGAAEGQAQVRFDAVRVVPARRSTKEGALVFEDFEHVPQGWGPFVKGDAGGNTDPRTHLAQKHAPFTQRGWNGKAIDDVIDGNESLKSRGENEGLVYRTVPHTVRFEAGKRYRVSFRYENEKADQYAWITAVDEPGARELDRKPLPVATEPTLLDYEFTAPDKGEAWVGLRKTGKDGTAEFVLDGFEVREV encoded by the coding sequence TTGCAGTCAGACACGTTTGCGCCAAAGAGACGAACCGTGGTGGCGGCGGGCGCCCTCGCAGGTGCCTCTGTCGCACTCGGCCTTCCCGGGACCGCCTCGGCGGCGCCGGCGGACCGCGTGATCCGCTCCAGCGCCCTGGAGGTACGGGTCGCCGAGACCTTCCCGCGCGTCGTCTCCTACACCGACCGCGCCTCGGGCGCCGTCCTGCACGGCCAGGACGAAGAGGTCACCACCGTCCTGATCGACGGCAAGGAGCACACCCCCAAGGTCACCGCCCGCTTCGCCGACAGCGGCGCCGCCTACGTACTCGACTTCGACGGCGGTACCCGTATCGAGGTGAGCATCGAAGCCGAGGGCCACCGCGTCGACTGGCGGGTGACCCGCATCGCCGACACCGAGACCCTGCGCGTGGGCACCCTGCAATTCCCCGGCCTCGCCCTGCTCTCGGTCCGCAGCGACCAGCCCGGCGCCACCCTGCTCGCCGCCAAGGTCCAGCTCGACAAGGCCAAGAGCGGCGACACCTTCGTACGGCCCGCCGCCGACAGTCCCGCCACCGCCCCCGCGGGCTGCGCCTACGCGGTCCTCGCCCACGACCGGCTCGGCGGCGCTTTCGAGACCAACACCGTCTGGGACAAGCCGGATGCGAACTCCAGCTGGGAGAACGGGCGGCTGTGGCACAGCACCGTCCGCGGCGACGGCTGGACCAAGGCCCAGCTCGCGCCCGGCCAGTGGACCCACCGCGCCGCGACCGCCCCGGTCGACGCCACCGAACCGCTGCCGTACGCCACCGTGATCGTCACCGCCGACCGCAACGACGACGGCCGGGTCGACTGGCAGGACGCCGCGATCGCCTTCCGCGAGGTGATGGTGAACCCGCGCGGCGCCGACGAGCAGCATCTGCGCGTGGTCGCCCACATCCCGTTCAACTTCGCCTCGCAGGCCACCAACCCCTTCCTGGCCACCCTGGACGAGGTCAAGCGGATCTCGCTGGCCACCGACGGGCTCGGCCAGTACACACTGCTCAAGGGGTACGCCTCCGAGGGCCACGACTCCGCGCACCCCGACTACGCGGACAACTACAACAAGCGCGCGGGCGGTCTCGACGACCTCAACACCCTGGTCCGCGCGGGCCGTTCATGGAACAGCGACTTCTCGGTGCACGTCAACGCCACCGAGTCCTACCCGGTCGCGAACGCCTTCTCCGAGACCCTCGTCGACAAGGCCAACGAGCAGTGGGACTGGCTCGACCAGTCCTACCGGATCGACCAGCGCCGCGACCTGGTCTCCGGCGACATCATCAAGCGCTTCGCCGATCTGCGGGCCCAGGCCGACCCGGCCCTGAACTCCCTCTACATCGACGTGTTCCGCGAGTCCGGCTGGACCTCCGACCGGCTCCAGCGCGCCCTGGCCGAACAGGGCTGGATCGTCACCACCGAGTGGGGCCACGGCCTGGAACGCTCCTCGGTCTGGTCGCACTGGGCCAACGAGCCCGACTACGGCGGCGACACCTCCCGCGGCATCAACTCCCAGCTGATCCGCTTCGTACGCAATCACCAGAAGGACGTCTTCGCCAACAAGTGGGCCAGCCTGCTCGGCCACTCCCGGATGGGCAACTACGAGGGCTGGGTCGGCAAGACGGACTGGAACGCCTTCTACGAGATCGTCTGGGCCGACGCCCTGCCCGCCAAGTACCTCCAGGCGCAGCCCGTCAAGAAGTGGACCGAGCACGAGGTCACCTTCTTCGGCCGCACCCGCACCGTCGTCTCCGACGCCGACGGCACCCGCCGGATCACCACCGACGGCCGTCTCGTCTACGACGGCGGCAGCTATCTGCTGCCCTGGCAGCCGCGCCGCGCCACCGACCCGCAGAAGCTGTACCACTACAACCCGGCAGGCGGCCGCAGCACCTGGCAACTGCCGCGCGGCTGGGCCTCGCGCAGCACGGTGAGCGTGTACCGGCTCACCGACCAGGGCCGGGTCCACCTCGCCGACGTGCCCGTACGCGCCGGGAAGATCACCCTCGACGCCGAGGCGAAGCAGCCCTACGTGGTCTACCGCCGCCGCGCCGAATCGCTGCCCGACCCGCGTTGGGGCGAGCACACCCCGCTCGCCAACCCCGGCTTCCATTCCGGTGACCTGACCGGCTGGCGGGCCAAGGGCCCGGCCACCGTCGAGGTCAGCGAGCGCGGCGACCACGAACTGGTCATCGGCTCCGGCGCGGCGGCGAGCGTCTCGCAGAGCCTGCGCCGCCTGGCACCGGGCACCTACGCCGCCTCCGTACAGGTCGAGGTCGGCGCCAAGGCGGGGGAGCGGCGCCGCTCCAGCCTGACCGTGCGCACCGCCGACGGCGTCAGCGCCACCAACTTCACCGAGACCTCCACGGCGGGCAACCACGTCGCCTCCGATCGCAAGCAGACGACCCGCTTCCAGCGGATGTTCACCTACTTCACGGTCCCCGCGGGCGGCGGCCCGGTGGAACTCACCCTCGGCGCCGCCGAGGGCCAGGCCCAGGTCCGCTTCGACGCGGTCCGGGTGGTCCCGGCGCGCCGGAGCACGAAGGAAGGCGCCCTGGTCTTCGAGGACTTCGAGCACGTCCCGCAGGGCTGGGGCCCGTTCGTGAAGGGCGACGCGGGCGGCAACACCGACCCGCGCACCCACCTCGCCCAGAAGCACGCCCCGTTCACCCAGCGCGGCTGGAACGGCAAGGCCATCGACGACGTCATCGACGGCAACGAATCCCTCAAGTCGCGCGGCGAGAACGAGGGTCTGGTCTACCGCACCGTCCCGCACACCGTCCGCTTCGAGGCGGGCAAGCGCTACCGGGTCTCCTTCCGCTACGAGAACGAGAAGGCCGACCAGTACGCCTGGATCACCGCCGTCGACGAGCCCGGCGCCCGCGAACTCGACCGCAAGCCACTGCCGGTGGCCACCGAACCGACCCTGCTCGACTACGAGTTCACCGCGCCCGACAAGGGCGAGGCCTGGGTCGGCCTGCGCAAGACCGGCAAGGACGGCACCGCCGAGTTCGTCCTGGACGGCTTCGAGGTACGGGAGGTCTGA
- a CDS encoding trypsin-like serine protease, with the protein MKRSTKISTTKRLLAAGAVTLAAFSLQPAAHAAPAPVVGGTPAEQGEFPFMVRLSMGCGGSLYAQDIVLTAAHCVDGSGDNTDITATAGVVDLDSPDAITAKSTKVLQAPGYDGKGKDWALIKLDKKIDLPTLPIATDNKYDNGEFDIAGWGADKEGGDQQQKLLKAKVPFIDDAACGNAYSDLIAEEELCAGLDEGGVDTCQGDSGGPMFRKDDSDKWIQVGVVSWGEGCARPGKPGVYTEVSHFAADIAKAAEGL; encoded by the coding sequence TTGAAGCGCTCAACGAAGATCAGCACCACGAAGAGACTGCTTGCCGCTGGTGCGGTCACCCTCGCGGCCTTCTCCCTGCAGCCCGCCGCCCACGCCGCGCCCGCGCCGGTCGTCGGTGGAACCCCCGCCGAGCAGGGTGAATTCCCGTTCATGGTCCGTCTGTCGATGGGCTGTGGCGGTTCCCTGTACGCCCAGGACATCGTCCTGACCGCCGCCCACTGTGTGGACGGCTCGGGCGACAACACCGACATCACGGCCACCGCCGGTGTGGTGGACCTGGACAGCCCCGACGCCATCACGGCGAAGTCCACCAAGGTCCTCCAGGCCCCGGGCTACGACGGCAAGGGCAAGGACTGGGCCCTGATCAAGCTCGACAAGAAGATCGACCTGCCCACCCTGCCGATCGCCACCGACAACAAGTACGACAACGGCGAGTTCGACATCGCCGGTTGGGGTGCCGACAAGGAGGGCGGCGACCAGCAGCAGAAGCTGCTCAAGGCCAAGGTTCCGTTCATCGACGACGCCGCCTGCGGCAACGCCTACAGCGACCTCATCGCCGAAGAGGAGCTGTGCGCCGGTCTCGACGAGGGTGGCGTGGACACCTGCCAGGGCGACTCCGGCGGTCCCATGTTCCGCAAGGACGACTCCGACAAGTGGATCCAGGTCGGCGTCGTCTCGTGGGGCGAGGGCTGCGCCCGTCCCGGCAAGCCCGGTGTCTACACCGAGGTCTCGCACTTCGCCGCGGACATAGCCAAGGCTGCCGAGGGCCTGTAA
- a CDS encoding DUF6454 family protein, with translation MRSTIKARGALLAGAVLAAAALTATVTASADSARPTANARPAESIRPAESLSAADSARAADGAPSARKTPLVEAVSKLTRSTQWTEARRLKLDFPTYHPQGFARVGDRLFLSSVEVIEAPVKYPQPVDGYDRSPGKGRGHLFVLDLQGKLLKDIVLGEGNDYHPGGIDTDGRSLWVPVAEYRPYSHSLVYRIDLKSLAVHEEFEVDDHVGGIVPDPATGELHGVTWGSREFYTWNGRGRQLAHSANSSHFVDYQDCAYAQRGRMLCTGITNYKAANGSGFELGGIALLGLRSGAVQHEVPVQLWSSAGHVATRNPVHLEAESGTLRMWAAPDDGEEASGTEILVYEAKVD, from the coding sequence ATGAGGTCCACCATCAAGGCACGCGGCGCACTCCTGGCCGGGGCCGTACTGGCGGCCGCCGCACTCACGGCGACTGTCACCGCCAGCGCGGACAGCGCCCGGCCCACCGCGAATGCCCGGCCCGCCGAGAGCATCCGCCCCGCCGAGAGCCTCAGCGCCGCCGACAGCGCCCGGGCTGCCGACGGCGCCCCCTCCGCCCGGAAGACGCCCCTCGTCGAAGCCGTCTCAAAGCTGACCCGGTCCACCCAGTGGACCGAGGCCCGGCGGCTCAAGCTGGACTTTCCGACGTATCACCCGCAGGGCTTCGCCCGCGTCGGGGACCGGTTGTTCCTGTCCAGCGTGGAGGTCATCGAGGCGCCGGTGAAGTATCCGCAGCCGGTCGACGGGTACGACCGCTCACCCGGCAAGGGACGTGGGCACCTGTTCGTGCTCGATCTCCAGGGCAAGCTGCTGAAGGACATCGTCCTGGGCGAGGGCAACGACTACCACCCCGGCGGTATCGACACCGACGGAAGGTCGCTGTGGGTTCCGGTCGCCGAGTACCGGCCCTACAGCCACTCGCTCGTGTACCGGATCGACCTGAAGTCCCTTGCCGTGCATGAGGAGTTCGAGGTCGACGACCATGTCGGCGGTATCGTGCCCGACCCCGCGACCGGTGAACTGCACGGCGTGACGTGGGGCTCGCGCGAGTTCTACACCTGGAACGGCCGGGGACGGCAGCTCGCCCACAGTGCCAACTCCAGCCACTTCGTGGACTACCAGGACTGTGCGTACGCTCAGCGTGGGCGAATGCTGTGCACCGGTATCACCAACTACAAGGCGGCGAACGGCAGCGGCTTCGAGCTCGGTGGCATCGCTCTGCTCGGTCTGCGGTCGGGGGCCGTTCAGCACGAGGTGCCGGTGCAGCTCTGGTCGTCCGCCGGTCATGTCGCCACCCGCAACCCGGTCCATCTGGAGGCCGAGAGCGGCACCTTGCGGATGTGGGCCGCGCCGGACGACGGTGAAGAGGCCTCCGGCACCGAGATCCTGGTCTACGAGGCCAAGGTCGACTGA
- a CDS encoding rhomboid family intramembrane serine protease, producing the protein MDAAVTTCYRHPEVEARVSCTRCERHICPDCMREASVGHHCVECVAEGRKSVRQPLTVFGGRISAVPVVTYVLIALNVLFFLGELVRPALLDELGMLGAAMKGPDGEYYVHQNPVPAGFEEEGVVAGEWYRLLTGAFLHLSPTESVFGILHIALNMFSLWTIGRVVELQLGRARYLALYLLSALGSSVLVLLLAPDTDSVGASGAIFGLGAACYVINRRIGANREAVNRLMANLLIWMVISAGFASWQGHLGGLLAGALVGVGFAFAPRSRRDVVHVAVCGGVLVLLMVLAVVKASSL; encoded by the coding sequence GTGGACGCCGCCGTCACCACCTGTTACCGGCACCCCGAGGTCGAGGCCCGGGTGAGCTGCACCCGGTGCGAGCGCCACATATGCCCCGACTGCATGCGGGAGGCGTCCGTCGGGCACCACTGCGTGGAGTGCGTGGCCGAGGGCCGGAAGTCGGTCCGGCAGCCGCTCACCGTCTTCGGCGGCCGTATCTCGGCGGTGCCGGTCGTCACGTACGTACTCATCGCGCTCAACGTCCTCTTCTTCCTCGGTGAACTCGTCCGCCCCGCGCTCCTGGACGAGCTCGGCATGCTGGGCGCGGCCATGAAGGGGCCGGACGGCGAGTACTACGTCCACCAGAACCCGGTTCCCGCCGGGTTCGAGGAGGAGGGCGTGGTCGCGGGCGAGTGGTACCGGCTGCTGACCGGCGCGTTCCTGCACCTCTCCCCCACCGAGAGCGTCTTCGGCATCCTGCACATCGCCCTGAACATGTTCTCGCTGTGGACCATCGGCCGCGTAGTGGAACTCCAACTCGGCCGCGCCCGCTACCTCGCGCTGTATCTGCTCTCGGCGCTGGGCAGTTCGGTACTGGTACTGCTGCTCGCCCCGGACACCGACTCGGTCGGCGCCTCGGGCGCCATCTTCGGCCTCGGCGCCGCGTGCTACGTGATCAACCGCCGCATCGGCGCGAACCGCGAGGCCGTGAACCGCCTGATGGCCAACCTGCTGATCTGGATGGTGATCTCCGCCGGATTCGCCTCCTGGCAGGGGCACTTGGGCGGGTTGCTGGCGGGGGCGCTGGTGGGGGTGGGGTTCGCGTTCGCGCCGCGCTCGCGACGGGATGTGGTGCACGTTGCCGTGTGTGGCGGGGTGTTGGTGCTGTTGATGGTGTTGGCGGTGGTGAAGGCTTCATCGCTCTGA